Proteins from a genomic interval of Pseudoruegeria sp. SHC-113:
- a CDS encoding 2-oxoglutarate dehydrogenase E1 component produces the protein MTDQSPNDVFHASSFLQGHNAEYVEQLYAQYANDPAAVDAAWQEFFRQLGDAEMDVKAEAHGPSWQRADWPPMPNDDLTAALTGEWGEAEVKDAGRKIKEKAAEKGVAVSEDAVKRAVLDSIRALMIIRAYRIRGHLVADLDPLGMRENTPHPELDPKSYGFTEADMDRPIFIDNVLGLQMASMRQIVEIVKRTYCGTFALQYMHISNPEEAAWLKERIEGYGKEIAFTREGRKAILNKLVEAEGFEKFLHVKYMGTKRFGLDGGEALIPAMEQIIKRGGALGVKEIVIGMPHRGRLSVLANVMGKPYRAIFNEFQGGSFKPEDVDGSGDVKYHLGASSDRAFDGNKVHLSLTANPSHLEAVNPVVLGKARAKQDQLKDRKRTSVLPVLLHGDAAFAGQGVVAEGFGLSGLRGHRTGGTMHIVVNNQIGFTTAPHFSRSSPYPTDIALMVEAPIFHVNGDDPEAVVHAAKVATEFRQMFRKDVVLDIFCYRRFGHNEGDEPMFTNPIMYKKIKKQKTTLQLYTERLVKDGLIPEGEIEDMKAAFQAMLNEEFEAGKAFKPNKADWLDGRWSHLDKQQEDYQRGETAIAEETFKEVGKALTTYPEGFPIHKTVARMLDNKAEMINTGQGIDWATGEALAFGSLMTEGYPIRLSGQDATRGTFSQRHSGFVNQDTEERYYPLNHIRKGQAKYEVIDSMLSEYAVLGFEYGYSLAEPNALTLWEAQFGDFANGAQIMFDQFISSGESKWLRMSGLVCLLPHGFEGQGPEHSSARLERFLQMCGQDNWIVANCTTPANYFHILRRQLHRSFRKPLVLMTPKSLLRHKLAVSTMEDFTTGSSFHRVLWDDAEKGNSDTKLVDDKKIKRVVMCSGKVYFDLLEERDARGIDDIYLLRVEQFYPFPAMSVIDELQRFPNADIVWCQEEPKNQGAWFFMEPNIEWVLGRIKGKAKRPVYAGRAASASPATGLASQHKAQQSALVNDALTIEG, from the coding sequence ATGCGGAGATGGACGTGAAGGCCGAGGCCCATGGCCCCTCCTGGCAGCGTGCCGACTGGCCGCCGATGCCCAATGACGATCTGACGGCGGCGCTGACCGGGGAATGGGGCGAAGCCGAGGTCAAGGATGCAGGCCGCAAGATCAAGGAGAAGGCCGCCGAGAAAGGTGTCGCCGTTTCCGAGGATGCGGTGAAGCGCGCGGTGCTGGATTCGATCCGCGCCCTGATGATCATCCGCGCCTACCGGATCCGGGGCCACCTCGTGGCCGATCTGGATCCGCTCGGCATGCGCGAAAACACCCCGCACCCGGAACTGGACCCGAAATCCTACGGCTTCACCGAGGCCGACATGGACCGCCCGATCTTCATCGACAACGTGCTCGGGCTGCAGATGGCCTCCATGCGCCAGATCGTGGAGATCGTAAAACGCACCTACTGCGGCACCTTCGCGCTGCAGTACATGCATATCTCCAACCCGGAAGAAGCGGCCTGGCTCAAGGAGCGCATCGAGGGCTACGGCAAGGAAATCGCCTTCACCCGCGAAGGCCGCAAGGCGATCCTGAACAAGCTCGTCGAGGCCGAGGGCTTCGAGAAATTCCTGCACGTCAAATACATGGGCACCAAGCGCTTCGGTCTTGATGGCGGCGAGGCGCTGATCCCGGCGATGGAGCAGATCATCAAGCGCGGCGGCGCGCTGGGTGTGAAAGAGATCGTCATCGGCATGCCCCACCGCGGCCGCCTCTCGGTGCTCGCCAACGTGATGGGCAAACCCTACCGCGCGATCTTCAACGAGTTCCAGGGTGGCAGCTTCAAGCCCGAGGACGTGGACGGTTCCGGCGACGTGAAATACCACCTCGGCGCCTCCTCCGATCGCGCCTTTGACGGCAACAAGGTGCACCTCTCGCTCACCGCGAACCCGAGCCACCTTGAAGCGGTCAACCCGGTGGTGCTGGGCAAGGCGCGCGCCAAGCAGGACCAGCTCAAAGACCGCAAGCGCACCTCGGTGCTGCCGGTGCTGCTGCACGGCGATGCGGCCTTCGCGGGCCAGGGCGTTGTGGCCGAGGGCTTTGGCCTCTCCGGCCTGCGCGGCCACCGCACCGGCGGCACGATGCATATCGTGGTGAACAACCAGATCGGCTTCACCACCGCGCCGCACTTCAGCCGCTCCTCCCCCTACCCGACCGACATCGCCCTGATGGTGGAAGCCCCGATCTTCCACGTGAACGGCGACGATCCGGAGGCCGTGGTGCACGCCGCGAAAGTGGCCACCGAATTCCGCCAGATGTTCCGCAAGGACGTGGTGCTCGACATCTTCTGCTACCGCCGGTTCGGCCACAACGAGGGCGATGAGCCCATGTTCACGAACCCGATCATGTACAAGAAGATCAAGAAGCAGAAGACAACGCTGCAGCTCTACACCGAGCGCCTCGTGAAGGATGGGCTCATCCCCGAGGGCGAGATCGAAGACATGAAAGCCGCCTTCCAGGCGATGCTCAACGAGGAGTTCGAAGCCGGCAAGGCCTTCAAGCCCAACAAGGCCGACTGGCTGGATGGCCGCTGGTCCCACCTCGACAAGCAGCAGGAAGATTACCAGCGCGGCGAGACCGCCATCGCGGAGGAAACCTTCAAGGAGGTCGGCAAGGCGCTGACCACCTACCCGGAGGGCTTCCCGATCCACAAGACCGTGGCGCGGATGCTGGACAACAAGGCCGAGATGATCAACACGGGCCAAGGCATCGACTGGGCCACCGGCGAAGCACTGGCCTTCGGCTCGCTGATGACGGAAGGCTACCCGATCCGGCTCTCGGGGCAGGATGCCACCCGCGGCACCTTCTCCCAGCGCCACTCGGGCTTCGTGAACCAGGACACCGAAGAGCGCTACTACCCGCTCAACCACATCCGCAAGGGTCAGGCGAAATACGAGGTCATCGACTCGATGCTCTCGGAATACGCGGTGCTCGGATTCGAATACGGCTACTCGCTGGCCGAGCCCAACGCGCTGACGCTCTGGGAAGCGCAGTTCGGCGATTTCGCCAACGGCGCGCAGATCATGTTCGACCAGTTCATCAGCTCCGGCGAAAGCAAATGGCTGCGGATGTCGGGCCTCGTCTGCCTGCTGCCCCACGGCTTTGAAGGCCAGGGCCCGGAGCACTCCTCCGCCCGCCTTGAGCGCTTCCTGCAGATGTGCGGTCAGGACAACTGGATCGTCGCCAACTGCACGACCCCGGCGAACTACTTCCACATCCTGCGCCGCCAGCTGCACCGCTCCTTCCGCAAGCCGCTGGTGCTGATGACGCCGAAATCGCTGCTGCGCCACAAGCTGGCCGTCTCCACGATGGAGGATTTCACCACCGGCTCCAGCTTCCACCGCGTGCTGTGGGACGACGCCGAGAAGGGCAACTCCGACACCAAGCTCGTGGACGACAAGAAAATCAAGCGCGTCGTCATGTGCTCGGGCAAAGTCTACTTCGACCTGCTCGAAGAGCGCGATGCCCGCGGGATCGACGACATCTACCTGCTGCGCGTGGAGCAGTTCTACCCCTTCCCCGCCATGTCGGTGATCGACGAGCTGCAGCGCTTCCCCAACGCCGACATCGTCTGGTGCCAGGAAGAGCCGAAGAACCAGGGCGCCTGGTTCTTCATGGAGCCCAACATCGAGTGGGTTCTCGGCCGCATCAAGGGCAAGGCCAAGCGCCCTGTCTACGCCGGCCGCGCCGCCTCCGCCTCGCCCGCCACGGGCCTCGCCAGCCAGCACAAAGCCCAACAATCCGCGCTCGTGAACGACGCGCTCACCATCGAAGGATAA
- the odhB gene encoding 2-oxoglutarate dehydrogenase complex dihydrolipoyllysine-residue succinyltransferase, whose product MSTEVRVPTLGESVTEATVATWFKKPGDAVAVDEMLCELETDKVTVEVPSPVAGTLAEIVAAEGDTVGVDALLANITEGAGAEAPAPAAPAKAEAAPAAAGGDAVDVMVPTLGESVSEATVATWFKAVGDTVAQDEMLCELETDKVSVEVPAPAAGVLTEIVAPEGTTVEASAKLAVISGSGAAPAKAAAPAAAAAAPASAATGKDVEDAPAAKKMMAEAGLTAGSVQGSGRDGRVMKDDVQKAIAAGAAAAKAPAPTAAPRAPVPADDAAREERVKMTRLRQTIARRLKDAQNTAAILTTYNEVDMTEVMALRNAYKDQFEKKHGVRLGFMSFFTKACCHALKEVPEVNAEIDGTDIVYKNFVHMGVAAGTPQGLVVPVIRDADAMSFADIEKAIAEKGRRARDGKLSMAEMQGGTFTISNGGVYGSLMSSPILNPPQSGILGMHKIQDRPMVINGEIKIRPMMYLALSYDHRIVDGKGAVTFLVRVKEALEDPRRLLMDL is encoded by the coding sequence ATGTCCACTGAAGTCCGCGTCCCGACCCTTGGGGAAAGCGTAACCGAAGCCACCGTCGCCACCTGGTTCAAGAAGCCCGGCGATGCCGTAGCCGTGGATGAGATGCTCTGCGAGCTGGAAACCGACAAGGTGACCGTCGAAGTGCCGAGCCCCGTGGCCGGCACCCTGGCCGAGATCGTGGCCGCTGAGGGCGATACCGTCGGCGTCGACGCGCTGTTGGCCAACATCACCGAAGGCGCGGGCGCTGAGGCCCCGGCCCCCGCCGCCCCCGCCAAGGCCGAAGCCGCCCCGGCAGCTGCCGGTGGCGATGCGGTCGACGTGATGGTGCCGACGCTGGGCGAAAGCGTCTCGGAAGCCACCGTCGCCACCTGGTTCAAGGCCGTGGGCGACACCGTCGCGCAGGATGAGATGCTCTGCGAGCTGGAAACCGATAAAGTCTCCGTCGAAGTGCCCGCCCCTGCCGCTGGCGTGCTGACCGAGATCGTCGCGCCGGAAGGCACCACGGTTGAGGCTTCCGCGAAACTGGCCGTGATTTCGGGCTCCGGCGCCGCCCCGGCGAAAGCCGCCGCGCCCGCCGCCGCTGCCGCAGCGCCCGCTTCTGCCGCCACCGGCAAGGACGTGGAAGATGCGCCTGCCGCCAAGAAGATGATGGCGGAAGCCGGTTTGACTGCGGGCTCCGTTCAGGGCTCCGGCCGCGACGGCCGCGTCATGAAGGACGACGTGCAGAAGGCCATCGCCGCCGGTGCCGCCGCCGCCAAGGCCCCGGCCCCGACGGCTGCCCCCCGCGCGCCGGTTCCGGCCGATGACGCCGCCCGCGAAGAGCGCGTGAAGATGACGCGCCTGCGCCAGACCATCGCGCGCCGCCTGAAGGACGCCCAGAACACCGCCGCGATCCTGACCACCTACAACGAGGTGGACATGACTGAGGTCATGGCCCTGCGCAACGCCTATAAGGATCAGTTCGAGAAGAAGCACGGCGTGCGCCTTGGCTTCATGTCCTTCTTCACCAAGGCCTGCTGCCACGCGCTGAAAGAGGTGCCGGAAGTCAACGCCGAGATCGACGGCACCGACATCGTCTACAAGAACTTCGTGCACATGGGCGTCGCCGCCGGCACGCCGCAGGGCCTCGTGGTGCCGGTGATCCGGGACGCCGATGCGATGTCCTTCGCCGACATCGAGAAAGCCATCGCCGAGAAGGGCCGTCGCGCCCGTGACGGCAAGCTTTCCATGGCGGAAATGCAGGGCGGCACCTTCACCATCTCCAACGGCGGCGTCTACGGCTCGCTGATGTCCTCGCCGATCCTGAACCCCCCGCAGTCCGGCATCCTCGGCATGCACAAGATCCAGGACCGCCCGATGGTCATCAACGGCGAGATCAAGATCCGCCCGATGATGTATCTCGCGCTCTCCTACGATCACCGCATCGTGGACGGCAAAGGCGCGGTGACCTTCCTCGTGCGCGTCAAGGAAGCGCTCGAAGATCCGCGCCGCCTGCTGATGGATCTGTAA
- a CDS encoding MAPEG family protein, with amino-acid sequence MMTPELNALALLGLLHAALFVAMSVSANRLLPASKTLGTREAPLEHELTGKTGRIYRALRNNTENLGFFAAAVVVVQLSGANSGFTATCAWLTLATRIAYVPAYVFGWVPWRSLIFTTGFGTTTLMFVAALL; translated from the coding sequence ATGATGACCCCCGAGCTCAACGCCCTCGCCCTTCTGGGCCTGCTGCACGCCGCACTCTTCGTTGCGATGTCGGTCAGCGCCAACCGCCTGCTGCCTGCGTCTAAAACGCTGGGCACCCGCGAAGCGCCGCTGGAGCATGAACTTACGGGAAAGACGGGGCGCATCTACCGCGCCCTGCGCAACAACACCGAGAACCTCGGCTTCTTCGCCGCCGCCGTCGTGGTGGTGCAGCTCTCAGGCGCCAACTCCGGCTTCACCGCCACCTGCGCCTGGCTCACGCTCGCCACCCGCATCGCCTATGTGCCCGCCTATGTCTTCGGCTGGGTGCCCTGGCGCAGCCTGATCTTCACCACCGGCTTCGGTACCACCACGCTCATGTTCGTGGCGGCGCTTCTCTGA
- the lpdA gene encoding dihydrolipoyl dehydrogenase — protein MADYDVIVIGAGPGGYVAAIRCAQLGLKTACVEGRETLGGTCLNVGCIPSKALLHATHSLHEAEHNFATMGLKGKSPSVDWDQMKSYKQDVVNQNTKGIEFLFKKNKIDWLKGWGSIPEAGKVKVGDEVHNAKSIIIASGSEAASIPGAEVEIDEKIVVTSTGALELGKIPKKLVVVGAGVIGLEMGSVYARLGAEVTVVEFLDHITPGMDADIQKQFQRTLKKQGMEFILGAAVQKVETAKNKAKVNYKLRKDDSEHTLDADTVLVATGRKPYTEGLGLDALGVKLSPHGQIETDAHWATNIPGVYAIGDVIDGPMLAHKAEDEGMAVAEVIAGKHGHVNYSVIPGVIYTTPEVASVGKTEQQLKEEGRAYKVGKFPFMGNARAKAVFLGDGFVKLLADKETDRILGAHIIGPAAGDLIHEICVAMEFGASAQDLALTCHAHPTYSEAVREAALACGDGAIHV, from the coding sequence ATGGCAGACTATGACGTCATCGTAATCGGCGCTGGCCCCGGCGGCTATGTGGCCGCCATCCGCTGCGCCCAGCTGGGCCTGAAAACCGCCTGCGTGGAGGGCCGCGAGACCCTCGGCGGCACCTGCCTGAACGTCGGCTGCATCCCATCCAAGGCCCTGCTGCACGCCACCCATTCGCTGCACGAAGCCGAGCACAACTTCGCCACTATGGGCCTGAAGGGCAAAAGCCCGTCCGTCGACTGGGATCAGATGAAATCCTACAAGCAGGATGTGGTGAACCAGAACACCAAGGGCATCGAATTCCTGTTCAAGAAGAACAAGATCGACTGGCTCAAGGGCTGGGGCTCGATCCCGGAAGCGGGCAAGGTGAAAGTGGGCGACGAGGTGCACAACGCCAAGTCGATCATCATCGCCTCCGGCTCCGAAGCGGCCTCCATCCCCGGTGCGGAAGTCGAGATCGACGAGAAGATCGTCGTCACCTCCACCGGTGCGCTGGAGCTGGGCAAGATCCCGAAAAAGCTCGTCGTCGTCGGTGCAGGCGTGATTGGACTTGAGATGGGCTCTGTCTACGCCCGCCTCGGCGCGGAAGTGACGGTGGTGGAATTCCTCGATCACATCACCCCGGGCATGGATGCCGATATCCAGAAGCAGTTCCAACGCACGCTCAAGAAGCAGGGGATGGAGTTCATCCTCGGTGCCGCCGTGCAGAAGGTGGAGACGGCCAAGAACAAGGCGAAAGTCAACTACAAGCTGCGCAAGGACGACAGCGAACACACGCTCGATGCCGACACCGTGCTCGTCGCCACCGGCCGCAAACCCTACACCGAAGGCCTCGGCCTTGATGCGCTCGGCGTCAAGCTCAGCCCCCATGGCCAGATCGAAACCGACGCCCATTGGGCCACCAACATCCCCGGTGTCTATGCCATCGGCGACGTGATCGACGGCCCGATGCTGGCCCACAAGGCCGAGGACGAAGGCATGGCCGTGGCCGAGGTGATCGCGGGCAAGCATGGCCATGTGAACTACTCGGTGATCCCCGGCGTGATCTACACCACGCCCGAGGTGGCTTCCGTGGGCAAGACCGAGCAACAGCTGAAAGAAGAGGGCCGCGCCTACAAGGTCGGCAAGTTCCCCTTCATGGGCAACGCGCGGGCCAAGGCCGTGTTCCTTGGCGACGGCTTCGTCAAACTGCTCGCCGACAAGGAAACCGACCGCATCCTCGGCGCTCATATCATCGGCCCCGCCGCCGGCGATCTGATCCACGAGATCTGCGTGGCGATGGAATTTGGCGCCTCCGCACAGGATCTGGCGCTCACCTGCCACGCGCACCCGACCTACTCCGAAGCCGTGCGCGAAGCCGCGCTGGCCTGCGGCGACGGGGCGATCCACGTGTAA
- a CDS encoding GntR family transcriptional regulator, with protein MQATQRPAEASLSAHETVYRSLRARIMHGAMPPGAALTLRGIGREFDVSMTPAREAVRRLAAEGALTLSASGRVSTPALSPERIEELAALRALLEPELASRALPRAHMALIERLQTINTAVAENVAKKDAIGYIRTNLEFHRTLYLRAQAPAMLAMLETVWLQLGPTMRSLYGRLRRTEPPPHHRLIIAALKAGDEPGLRLAVRTDVTQGLRLLVA; from the coding sequence ATGCAAGCCACACAGCGCCCCGCGGAGGCCTCGCTTTCCGCCCATGAAACCGTCTACCGCTCCTTGCGCGCCCGTATCATGCATGGCGCGATGCCGCCCGGTGCGGCCCTGACACTGCGCGGAATCGGGCGGGAGTTCGATGTCTCGATGACGCCAGCGCGCGAAGCGGTGCGGCGTCTGGCGGCCGAGGGCGCGCTGACGCTGTCGGCTTCTGGCCGGGTAAGCACGCCCGCGCTCTCGCCAGAGCGGATCGAGGAGCTGGCCGCCCTGCGTGCGCTGCTTGAGCCGGAGCTTGCAAGCCGCGCCCTGCCGCGCGCTCATATGGCCTTGATCGAGCGGCTGCAGACGATTAACACCGCCGTGGCCGAGAATGTCGCCAAGAAGGACGCCATCGGCTACATCCGCACGAATCTGGAGTTCCACCGCACGCTGTATTTGCGCGCACAGGCACCGGCGATGCTGGCGATGCTGGAGACGGTTTGGCTGCAGCTTGGCCCCACGATGCGCAGTCTCTATGGCCGCCTGCGGCGCACCGAGCCGCCACCGCACCACCGCCTGATCATCGCGGCGCTGAAGGCAGGCGATGAGCCGGGGCTTCGGTTGGCGGTGCGCACCGATGTGACGCAGGGGCTGCGGCTCTTGGTGGCTTAA
- a CDS encoding M48 family metallopeptidase, with amino-acid sequence MEDWSLPGAPEIAVRFRRSARAKRISLRVSRLDGRVTLTLPRGAKEREAREFLALKAGWVRGQLADCLPEVALRFGAQLPLEGTPRLLEPASGRRVEIGAEAIAVPGPEEEIGARLGGALKTLARERLAAASTGYAARIGRSYSRLTLRDTRSRWGSCSSAGALMYSWRLILAPREVLEYVAAHEVAHLREMNHSAAFWAVVAELEPGYEAPRRWLRDHGSQLHRYRFA; translated from the coding sequence ATGGAAGATTGGAGCCTGCCCGGCGCGCCGGAGATCGCGGTGCGCTTTCGCAGATCTGCACGGGCGAAGCGGATTTCGCTGCGCGTCTCGCGGCTGGATGGCCGGGTGACGCTGACCTTGCCAAGGGGCGCGAAGGAACGCGAGGCGCGGGAGTTTCTGGCGCTGAAGGCAGGCTGGGTGCGGGGGCAGTTGGCCGATTGCCTGCCGGAGGTTGCCTTGCGGTTCGGGGCGCAGCTGCCGTTGGAAGGCACGCCGCGCCTGCTTGAGCCTGCGTCCGGGCGGCGGGTGGAGATCGGCGCAGAAGCCATCGCCGTGCCGGGGCCGGAAGAGGAGATCGGCGCAAGGCTTGGCGGTGCTCTAAAAACGCTGGCGCGTGAAAGGCTGGCGGCGGCCTCCACGGGCTATGCGGCTCGGATCGGGCGCAGCTACAGCCGCCTGACCCTGCGCGATACGCGTTCGCGCTGGGGCTCCTGCAGCAGTGCGGGCGCGCTGATGTATTCCTGGCGTCTGATTCTCGCCCCGCGGGAGGTGCTTGAGTATGTGGCCGCCCATGAGGTGGCGCATCTGCGGGAGATGAACCACTCCGCCGCCTTCTGGGCCGTGGTGGCAGAGCTTGAGCCCGGATATGAGGCCCCGCGCCGCTGGCTGCGCGATCATGGCAGCCAGTTGCATCGCTATCGATTTGCCTGA
- a CDS encoding TIGR02300 family protein, whose protein sequence is MPKEEWGVKRVCPTTGKRFYDLNKNPIVSPYTGQVVPIDDGSKSRVMVADKADKQNPANQVDDEDDVLEDDEDTDIDLDDDLLDEDDDEDNVSLDDLTDVAGDDEEN, encoded by the coding sequence ATGCCCAAGGAAGAATGGGGCGTGAAGCGCGTCTGCCCGACAACGGGCAAACGGTTTTACGACCTGAACAAGAACCCGATCGTCAGCCCCTATACCGGGCAGGTTGTGCCGATTGATGACGGCAGCAAATCCCGCGTCATGGTCGCCGACAAGGCCGACAAGCAGAACCCGGCCAACCAGGTGGACGACGAGGATGACGTTCTGGAAGATGACGAAGATACGGACATCGATCTGGACGATGATCTGCTCGACGAGGACGATGACGAAGACAACGTCTCCCTCGACGATCTGACCGATGTCGCCGGAGACGACGAAGAGAACTGA
- a CDS encoding potassium channel family protein, with product MGGNMASLREVLRAIGAALRDGRVRSVLAMTAAIVVWASIVYHFVEGWSWLDSIYFSVVAVSTVGFGDFSPETAFGKIFTIGYLVIGLGVFVAMVSTIADAILTQYKQDRDDPKGQNAKR from the coding sequence ATGGGAGGAAACATGGCTTCGCTTCGGGAAGTGTTGCGCGCGATCGGCGCTGCGTTGAGGGACGGGCGCGTGCGCAGCGTGCTGGCAATGACCGCCGCCATCGTCGTTTGGGCATCTATTGTCTACCACTTCGTCGAGGGCTGGAGTTGGCTCGATTCCATATATTTTTCGGTGGTCGCCGTTTCCACGGTCGGCTTCGGAGATTTCTCACCCGAAACCGCATTCGGGAAGATCTTTACCATCGGTTACCTCGTGATCGGCCTCGGCGTGTTCGTCGCGATGGTCTCAACGATCGCCGATGCAATCCTCACACAATACAAACAAGACAGAGACGACCCGAAGGGACAGAACGCCAAAAGGTGA
- a CDS encoding AI-2E family transporter: MTDKTQTGADSQDSRVVDLAIRLMFLGLFIYSAIVMVTPLASIFIWAVILCVAIYPVFDKLQSLLGGRKSLASTLLVLVGLALTIGPIASAVSGFATLGSEFTEQLAAGELNLPPPPEGLNDFPLAGPQIKEVWLLFNQNLDVALAKYSEPILDITKSLFGKVLGVGVGLLGLALSAIIMGALLSPGPTLVVGVQRFANRIFAPRGGDFVLMAGATIQNVMKGVVGVAAIQAFVVWLLLTLFGIGSATTLAFISLILSIVQIGPGLVLIPVIIFAWSSMSGGLALVFTVLAIPTMIMDSFLRPIFISQGLKTPMLVILIGVLGGVMAYGLIGIFMGPVLFAVFYELFTVWIEADPEAAETGVETSTETGDSAGEAS; encoded by the coding sequence ATGACAGACAAGACCCAAACTGGAGCAGACAGCCAGGATTCACGCGTGGTGGACCTAGCAATCAGGCTGATGTTCCTCGGGCTGTTCATCTACAGCGCGATCGTGATGGTCACGCCTCTGGCGAGCATCTTCATCTGGGCCGTGATCCTCTGTGTCGCGATCTACCCGGTTTTCGACAAGCTGCAATCGCTTCTGGGTGGCCGCAAATCGCTCGCGTCGACGCTTCTTGTCCTTGTCGGGCTCGCCCTGACGATCGGGCCGATTGCCTCGGCGGTTTCCGGCTTTGCCACCCTTGGCTCGGAGTTCACCGAACAGCTTGCGGCGGGGGAACTTAACCTGCCGCCACCGCCGGAAGGGCTAAATGACTTCCCGCTTGCCGGCCCGCAGATCAAGGAAGTCTGGCTGCTTTTCAACCAGAACCTCGACGTGGCACTTGCCAAATACAGCGAGCCCATTCTCGACATCACCAAATCGCTCTTCGGCAAGGTGCTTGGCGTGGGTGTCGGCCTGCTGGGGCTGGCGCTTTCGGCGATCATCATGGGAGCCCTGCTTTCGCCGGGGCCGACGCTTGTGGTCGGCGTTCAGAGATTTGCCAACAGGATCTTTGCACCGCGCGGAGGGGATTTCGTGCTGATGGCCGGCGCAACGATCCAAAACGTGATGAAAGGCGTCGTGGGTGTCGCCGCGATCCAGGCTTTTGTCGTCTGGCTGCTGCTCACGTTGTTCGGCATCGGCTCGGCCACCACGCTGGCCTTCATCAGCCTGATCCTCTCCATCGTGCAGATTGGCCCGGGCCTCGTTCTGATCCCGGTGATCATCTTCGCCTGGAGTTCGATGTCGGGTGGCTTGGCACTGGTCTTCACCGTGCTTGCGATACCGACGATGATCATGGACAGCTTCCTGCGCCCGATCTTCATCTCGCAAGGCCTGAAAACCCCGATGCTCGTAATCCTGATCGGCGTGCTGGGAGGGGTCATGGCCTATGGGCTGATCGGCATCTTCATGGGCCCCGTCCTGTTCGCCGTCTTTTACGAGCTGTTCACCGTCTGGATCGAAGCTGATCCCGAGGCAGCAGAGACGGGCGTGGAGACGAGCACGGAAACGGGCGACAGCGCGGGCGAAGCCTCATGA
- a CDS encoding HlyD family secretion protein → MKRTIWTTVAILAVFLAWYIAADRMTPITGNARVKAVATSVVPEVTGTVVEVLVENGQVVDAGDVLVRIDPRSYQIDREKAEADLASATQDVGASSAEVSGAQAKVARAQSDLDTLRLQSERIFALEKKGLVTTAKADDARGKLTEAEASLENAQADLERAKQRLGKEGEENAKIQRALAALAEADLNLERTELKAPARGVVSNLLIAPGTYARSGSDLVTFLDATDVWVEAYLTENNLGLAQVGAPVEVVLNMHPGRVLQGRIESFSAAVSVTGSDAPGALASAPSTTGFLREPERFPVRIVLPGYEAGSLEDDLRLQLNGQADVILYPTDNGFMNFIGRMYIRAAAFLSYAY, encoded by the coding sequence ATGAAACGCACGATCTGGACGACGGTCGCGATCCTTGCAGTGTTCCTCGCCTGGTACATTGCCGCAGATCGCATGACGCCGATCACTGGCAATGCCCGTGTGAAGGCGGTTGCAACAAGTGTCGTTCCCGAAGTGACGGGCACGGTTGTCGAGGTTCTGGTGGAAAACGGACAGGTCGTCGACGCCGGTGACGTTCTCGTGCGGATCGATCCGCGCAGCTACCAGATCGACCGGGAGAAGGCAGAAGCCGATCTCGCCTCCGCCACACAGGACGTTGGCGCATCTTCCGCGGAGGTCAGCGGGGCGCAGGCCAAGGTGGCGCGGGCGCAAAGCGATCTGGACACGCTGCGCCTGCAGAGCGAGCGTATCTTCGCCCTTGAGAAAAAGGGGCTTGTGACAACCGCCAAGGCCGACGACGCGCGCGGCAAGCTCACAGAGGCCGAAGCCAGTCTTGAGAATGCGCAGGCCGATCTTGAGCGTGCCAAGCAACGGCTGGGCAAGGAGGGCGAGGAGAACGCCAAGATCCAGCGTGCTCTGGCGGCGCTTGCCGAAGCCGATCTGAATCTTGAACGCACCGAGCTCAAAGCCCCTGCCCGCGGTGTTGTTTCGAACCTGCTGATCGCTCCGGGCACCTACGCGCGCTCCGGCAGCGACCTTGTGACCTTCCTCGATGCGACGGATGTCTGGGTGGAAGCCTATCTGACCGAAAACAACCTCGGGCTCGCGCAGGTCGGTGCCCCGGTGGAGGTTGTACTGAACATGCATCCGGGCCGGGTGCTGCAGGGGCGGATCGAAAGCTTCAGCGCAGCAGTGTCGGTGACGGGCTCGGATGCCCCCGGTGCGCTGGCGAGCGCGCCTTCCACGACAGGATTCCTGCGAGAGCCGGAACGCTTCCCTGTGCGCATCGTGCTGCCCGGCTACGAGGCCGGAAGTCTGGAAGATGATCTGCGTCTGCAACTGAACGGTCAGGCGGATGTGATCCTCTATCCGACCGACAACGGCTTCATGAACTTCATCGGGCGGATGTACATCCGTGCCGCCGCTTTCCTCTCCTATGCCTATTGA